Genomic window (Pseudomonadota bacterium):
GTATTTCTTCAACTCGTCGATCCGACGAACAACCGAGGAGGACATCGCATCCGAGAGCGTGAAGTCGAAGATCCGGGAGATCGTCGGGGGCGAGGACACGCGGAGGCCGCTCAGCGATCAGCGGATCGTGCAGCTGCTCCGCGAGGGCGGCATCGTCATCGCGCGGCGGACGGTCGCGAAGTACCGCGAGATGATGGGCATCCTCTCCTCGACGAAGCGCAAGAAGTACTTCTGAGGTGTGAGAGCACCGGAAAGGGAAGAGCATGCAGTTGTCGATGACGTTCCGGCATCTGGAGCCGACCGACGCGATGAAGGAGCTCGTGGAGGAGAAGGTCGCGAAGGTGAAGAAGTACATCCAGGGTCCGTTCGAGGCCTCGGTGGTCCTCTCCGTCGAGAGATATCTGCACGCCTGTGACGTCACGATTCTAGCCAGCGGCGCCACCTACAAGGGCCGCGAGGAGAGCGACGACATGTACACCTCCATCGACAAGGTGATGGAGAAGATCGAGCGCCAGATCGACAAGACGAAGGGGAGGCGGCGGGCCGGCAGGTCCGCGTAGCGCCGCGTGAGCGCTTCGCTTCTTCGGCAACACGGGCCCGCATTCCGGTCATCTTGATCGCTTCTGTCGCTTCCGTCGCTTCTGTCGCTTTCGTTGGGCCCGAACGACGCGGGCCGCAGCTCCGCTTCGGTGTGGAGATGCTCCGCTTTGCTTCCGTGAGGCTGCGCGCCGCTGTTGAGCCACAAAACTTTGCTGCCGAGCCACGGAAGCTTGCTGCCGAGCCACAGAACTTTGCCGCCGAGCCACAGAACTTTGCTGCCGAGCCATAAAACTTTGCTGCCGAGCAGCGACGCGCGGTGACCGCGAAGCAAAACTTTGTGGCCGCGAAGCAGAACTCTGCTACCGAGCCACGGAACTCTGCTGTCGAGCAGCGACGCGCGGTGACCGCGAAGCAGTGCTTTTTGGCCGCGAAGCAAAACTTTGTGACCGCGAAGTAGAATTCTGTGGCCGCGAAGCAGCGCGCTGTGGTGGTGAGGCGGAGTGGCTGCGAACGCGATCGTTGCAAACCATGCGGGGGGGCGTGTACCATTCCCTCGGCCCATGAACCTGACCGACTTCATCTCGGAGCGATCCGTCTCCTGCGAGCTCGTGTCGACGGACAAGAAGCGCGTCCTCGCGGAGCTGAGCGCCCTGCTCGCCGCGGGGTCGCGCGGCGTCCGCGACGAGGAGATCGTCGAGATCCTCGAGGAGCGCGAGCGCGTGGCGACCACCGGAATCGGCGGCGGCGTCGCCATCCCGCACGGCAAGGCGCCCGGGATCCCTCGCCTCGTCGCCGCGGTCGGCGTGTCGCGCGAGGGCGTGCCGTTCGACGCGATCGACGGCGAGGACGTCCACATCTTCGTCGCCGTCCTGTCACCGGCGAGCGGGGGCGCCGGCGAGCACCTCAAGATCCTCGCCGCGCTGTCGCGCCTGCTCAAGGAGCCGGCGTTCCGGGACGAGCTCGTGGCGCAACGCTCCGCCGCGGGGATCCTCGCCGCGATCGCAGCCGCGGAGAAGGGGAGCTGAGGGATGAGCGCCGGGGCGCCGATAGGTGTCGTGATCTGCTGCCACGGCGAGATGGCCGCGGGGCTCAGGAGCGCCGCGGAGATGATCGTGGGGCCGCAGGAAGGCCTGGCGGTCGTCGGGGTGCGGCCGGCGGACGGACGCGAAGACGTGGAGGCGTCGCTCGCGACCGCGGCTACTATGGTCGATCGCGGCGCCGGGGTGCTCGTGCTGACCGACCTCCCGGGCGGCACCCCGTGCGTCGAGGCGGCGCGCCGCCGCGGGGCGTCGTACGAGATGATCGCAGGCGTCAACCTGCCGGCGCTCGTGGAGGTCTTGATGGGCCGAGCGGACGCGCCCGACGTCCACGCGCTCGCCGAGGTCGCCGCGGAGATCGGGAGGAGGCACGTCGCCTCCGGAAGAGAGCTGTTCGGGCCGCAGAAGGGAGGCCTATGAGAGGATGAAAAAGGGTACTCACGTCCGAATCGACAATCGCCTGCTCCACGGACAGGTGGTCCAGTTCTGGATCCCGTCGCTCGAGGTGCAGCGCCTCGTCATCGCCGACGAGGCGACCGCAATGGATCGGACGCTCGTCTCGCTCTACCGCATGGTGATGCCGAAGAACGTCGCGCTCGACGTCGTGACGCCCGCGGACCTCGGCCAGGCGCTCGCCTCCGACGAGGCGGCGGCCTCGACGCTCGTCCTGCTCGGAAACGTCGCGGACGCGGTCTCGGCGCGGCGCGGCGGGTTCGCGTTCGATAGGCTGACGATCGGGAACGTCCACGCCGGAGGCGAAAGGACGCGGGTCACGGACTCGGTCTTCCTGTCCGAGGAGGAGCTCGCCTCGCTGCTCGAGCTGAAGAGGGGGGGAGCGGCGGTGGAGATCCAGTCGTTCCCCGGGGAGCAGTTCCGGCTGGAGCTCGACGACCGCGGGGGCCCGGTCTGGGTGAAGCGCTGATGCCGGAGCGAGCATGAGCACGACGGCGGCCACGGCGCTGACCGTCGTCAACGAGCTCGGGCTCCACGCCCGCGCCGCGACGGTATTGGTGCGCCTCGCCGCAGGCTTCGAGAGCGAGCTGTACCTCGGCAAGGACGGCCACGAGGTGAACGGGAAGAGCATCATGGGCGTCCTGCTCCTCACCGCGACGAAGGGCTCGCGGATCGAGATCCGCGCGGTGGGAGACGACGCCGAGGCGCTCATCGCGGCCGTCTCGCGCCTGTTCGCCGACAGGTTCGGAGAGTCGGCGTGAGCGCGTCGGTCCGGATCCACGGCATCCCCGCCTCCCCCGGGATCGCCGTCGCGAAGGCGCGGATCGTCGTGCGCCAGCGCCCCAAGGTCAGGCGGAAGCACATCGCGAGCTCGGAGGTGGGGCGCGAGAAGGAGCGGCTGCTCGAGTCCGTCGCCGAGGCGCGGCGCCACCTCGAGGCAACCCTCGCGGCGCTGCCCGATA
Coding sequences:
- the raiA gene encoding ribosome-associated translation inhibitor RaiA encodes the protein MTFRHLEPTDAMKELVEEKVAKVKKYIQGPFEASVVLSVERYLHACDVTILASGATYKGREESDDMYTSIDKVMEKIERQIDKTKGRRRAGRSA
- a CDS encoding HPr family phosphocarrier protein, with amino-acid sequence MSTTAATALTVVNELGLHARAATVLVRLAAGFESELYLGKDGHEVNGKSIMGVLLLTATKGSRIEIRAVGDDAEALIAAVSRLFADRFGESA
- a CDS encoding PTS sugar transporter subunit IIA, which codes for MSAGAPIGVVICCHGEMAAGLRSAAEMIVGPQEGLAVVGVRPADGREDVEASLATAATMVDRGAGVLVLTDLPGGTPCVEAARRRGASYEMIAGVNLPALVEVLMGRADAPDVHALAEVAAEIGRRHVASGRELFGPQKGGL
- a CDS encoding PTS sugar transporter subunit IIB, with amino-acid sequence MKKGTHVRIDNRLLHGQVVQFWIPSLEVQRLVIADEATAMDRTLVSLYRMVMPKNVALDVVTPADLGQALASDEAAASTLVLLGNVADAVSARRGGFAFDRLTIGNVHAGGERTRVTDSVFLSEEELASLLELKRGGAAVEIQSFPGEQFRLELDDRGGPVWVKR
- a CDS encoding PTS sugar transporter subunit IIA; protein product: MNLTDFISERSVSCELVSTDKKRVLAELSALLAAGSRGVRDEEIVEILEERERVATTGIGGGVAIPHGKAPGIPRLVAAVGVSREGVPFDAIDGEDVHIFVAVLSPASGGAGEHLKILAALSRLLKEPAFRDELVAQRSAAGILAAIAAAEKGS